One genomic window of Synergistaceae bacterium DZ-S4 includes the following:
- a CDS encoding ankyrin repeat domain-containing protein translates to MTERICGKCGAALPTGAKFCMECGSELTPVCAKCGAALPAGAKFCMECGTPAGTAPAINEDAKPAGSDPNAPTRQEEAKKPVANEPQMSGISERGLFSTIRGLGWKEKGARDIIFSIIDRGDAAAMEALMKSERSKISYTTLEYVKTNDDGIPYAYLSLPPLHAAIITGNLKITAELIKNGADVNKTIEEDPDRNVGSTPLHLACKYFSPKIIFLLLDSGALCYIPRNDGNTPLHLAAANDKKGAVVRRLINAGADVNAKDNYGWTPLSCASKNGNLDVVIALMGAGADVNAKAKDDHCIIPLHLASNNGHTDIVTALINIGADINAKTKDKSTPLHSASIAGRTDIVIALINAGADVNSKRNDGWTPLHSASYNGLTDVAIALINAGADVNAISKYREIPLHFASENGHLDIVIALINAGAELNMKDYEGRTPLYFALRNRYTEVAKVLREAGAVS, encoded by the coding sequence ATGACGGAAAGGATTTGCGGAAAGTGCGGGGCTGCCCTGCCGACGGGAGCCAAATTCTGCATGGAATGCGGATCGGAACTCACGCCGGTGTGCGCGAAGTGCGGGGCTGCACTGCCGGCGGGAGCCAAATTCTGCATGGAATGCGGGACACCTGCGGGAACTGCACCGGCGATAAATGAGGATGCCAAACCCGCCGGCAGCGATCCAAACGCCCCCACCCGGCAGGAGGAGGCAAAAAAGCCCGTTGCAAATGAGCCGCAAATGAGCGGCATAAGCGAACGGGGACTGTTCAGCACAATAAGGGGGCTTGGCTGGAAGGAAAAGGGGGCCCGTGACATTATCTTCAGCATCATCGACAGGGGCGACGCAGCAGCAATGGAGGCCCTTATGAAGTCTGAGAGATCAAAAATTTCCTACACAACGCTTGAGTATGTAAAAACAAATGACGATGGCATCCCATACGCATATTTGAGCCTCCCACCCCTTCATGCCGCAATAATAACGGGCAACCTGAAGATAACGGCAGAACTGATCAAAAATGGGGCTGACGTCAACAAAACAATCGAAGAAGACCCAGACCGCAACGTTGGTTCTACCCCGCTGCACTTGGCCTGCAAATATTTTTCACCGAAAATCATCTTCCTGCTTCTGGACAGCGGCGCACTCTGTTACATCCCAAGAAACGACGGGAACACCCCGCTTCATCTTGCTGCTGCCAATGACAAAAAAGGGGCAGTCGTCCGACGATTGATAAATGCCGGTGCTGACGTAAATGCAAAAGATAATTACGGTTGGACTCCCCTATCTTGTGCTTCCAAAAATGGAAATTTGGACGTTGTTATTGCGCTCATGGGTGCAGGCGCTGACGTAAATGCTAAAGCTAAAGATGATCACTGTATTATACCTCTGCATTTAGCTTCCAATAACGGACATACGGATATTGTGACCGCACTCATAAATATCGGCGCTGACATAAATGCAAAAACTAAAGATAAGAGTACACCGCTCCATTCTGCTTCAATTGCTGGACGTACTGACATTGTCATAGCACTCATCAATGCAGGCGCTGACGTAAATTCAAAACGAAATGATGGTTGGACACCTCTGCATTCAGCTTCCTATAACGGACTTACGGATGTTGCGATCGCGCTCATAAATGCAGGCGCTGACGTAAATGCTATAAGTAAATACAGGGAGATACCGCTACATTTTGCTTCCGAGAACGGACATTTGGACATCGTTATTGCACTCATAAATGCCGGTGCTGAATTAAATATGAAAGATTATGAGGGGAGGACGCCGCTGTACTTCGCTCTCCGAAACAGGTATACCGAGGTGGCAAAGGTTCTGAGGGAGGCAGGCGCGGTCTCCTAA
- a CDS encoding ankyrin repeat domain-containing protein, whose protein sequence is MTERICGKCGAALPTGAKFCMECGSELTPVCAKCGAALPAGAKFCMECGTPAGTAPAENKDAKPAGSAPNAPTRQEEAKKPPANEQQMSGISERGLFSTIRELGWEEQGAHDVIFDIIDRGDSAAMEAMSQDDILRAIYSGLECIDKNVEDKDGPKPFSLTPLHAAALVGNVRMADILIKNYAGISSQLGGSKDFHGASPLHLASLYSSKEMVSFLLKNGAMADSRTKTGKTPLHLAVKNKNAEAVIALIEAGSDANAADNDGWRPIHFAYANGNQDIFIALAKAGADTGLKTKSGLTPLHIVTKSGLLDFVEGLISKGFDVNAANDEGWTPIHFAYENGNEDIFTALAKAGADTGLKTKSGLTPLHITAKNGHMEFVKAFITKGFDVNAKDLDDDRTPLHHASFNGHTDIVKILVEAGADVNAKRKTGFTPLYLASGKGHLDIVNFLINAGADVNVKKNDGWTPLHSASQNGHLDVAIALINAGADVNAKKNDGWTPLHSASLAGHTDIVTAIINAGADVNAKEQKGGTPLHLASQNGDTDVPIALINAGADVNAADDDGWTPLQIASQQGHTDLVITLINAGADVNAKTDKGSTPLDIALRKNRTEVAKVLRGAGAVGS, encoded by the coding sequence ATGACGGAAAGGATTTGCGGAAAGTGCGGGGCTGCCCTGCCGACGGGAGCTAAATTCTGCATGGAATGCGGATCGGAACTCACGCCGGTGTGCGCGAAGTGCGGGGCTGCACTGCCGGCGGGAGCCAAATTTTGCATGGAATGCGGGACGCCTGCGGGAACTGCACCGGCGGAAAACAAGGATGCCAAACCCGCCGGCAGCGCTCCAAACGCCCCGACCCGGCAGGAGGAGGCAAAAAAGCCCCCGGCAAATGAGCAGCAAATGAGCGGAATAAGCGAACGGGGACTGTTCAGCACAATAAGGGAGCTTGGCTGGGAAGAACAGGGGGCCCATGACGTGATCTTCGACATCATCGACAGGGGCGACTCAGCAGCAATGGAGGCCATGTCCCAGGACGACATCCTGAGGGCCATATATTCCGGCCTCGAATGCATCGATAAAAACGTGGAAGATAAGGATGGACCGAAACCCTTCTCACTCACCCCACTCCACGCAGCCGCGCTTGTCGGCAATGTCAGGATGGCAGACATCCTGATAAAGAACTATGCCGGGATCAGCTCCCAGCTTGGAGGTTCAAAAGACTTTCACGGAGCCTCGCCCCTCCATCTTGCCTCCCTTTATTCTTCAAAGGAGATGGTCTCATTTCTGCTTAAAAATGGAGCCATGGCCGATTCAAGGACAAAGACAGGCAAGACCCCGCTCCATCTGGCCGTAAAAAATAAAAATGCCGAAGCCGTCATAGCGCTCATTGAGGCGGGATCCGACGCAAACGCAGCTGACAATGACGGTTGGAGGCCCATCCATTTTGCTTATGCCAACGGCAATCAGGATATATTTATAGCTCTGGCAAAAGCGGGCGCCGATACCGGGCTGAAAACGAAGAGCGGGCTCACCCCGCTTCACATAGTAACAAAAAGCGGACTGCTGGATTTTGTAGAAGGCCTCATATCAAAGGGATTTGACGTAAATGCAGCGAACGATGAGGGGTGGACCCCCATCCATTTTGCTTATGAGAACGGCAATGAGGATATATTTACGGCTTTGGCAAAGGCGGGCGCCGATACCGGGCTAAAAACGAAGAGCGGGCTCACCCCACTCCATATAACGGCAAAAAACGGACATATGGAATTTGTGAAAGCATTCATAACGAAGGGATTTGACGTAAACGCCAAGGACCTTGACGACGACCGCACCCCTCTTCACCATGCCTCTTTTAACGGCCATACAGACATTGTAAAAATTCTTGTTGAAGCAGGCGCAGATGTGAATGCAAAACGGAAGACAGGATTTACGCCGTTATATCTTGCATCCGGCAAAGGACACCTGGATATTGTAAATTTTCTTATAAATGCCGGCGCTGATGTAAATGTAAAAAAGAATGACGGTTGGACTCCGCTCCATTCTGCTTCCCAGAACGGACATTTGGATGTTGCGATCGCACTCATAAATGCCGGGGCTGATGTAAATGCAAAAAAGAATGACGGTTGGACTCCGCTCCATTCTGCTTCACTGGCTGGACATACTGATATTGTCACCGCAATCATAAATGCCGGCGCTGATGTAAATGCAAAAGAGCAAAAGGGTGGAACCCCGCTGCATTTAGCTTCCCAGAACGGAGATACGGATGTTCCCATTGCGCTCATAAATGCCGGGGCTGATGTAAATGCAGCTGACGATGACGGGTGGACGCCGCTGCAAATAGCTTCCCAGCAAGGACATACGGATCTTGTGATCACGCTCATAAATGCCGGCGCTGATGTAAATGCTAAAACTGATAAGGGGTCGACGCCGCTTGACATTGCTCTTCGAAAAAACCGTACCGAGGTGGCAAAAGTTCTGAGGGGTGCAGGCGCGGTAGGTTCATAA